From a single Struthio camelus isolate bStrCam1 chromosome 31, bStrCam1.hap1, whole genome shotgun sequence genomic region:
- the LOC138063009 gene encoding olfactory receptor 10H1-like: protein MGDCGKSLPDNIRCSPLLYLASHPIVDGYQIGFSRFPEPRVVLFVLFLLMYLVTLAGNTVIMVVIRVDRSLHVPMYVFLGALSFSQICYCYTFSITPKMLSGLVLGSRAISFLGCAAQMHFSFMFGFMHSFLLAAMGYDRYVAICHPLRYNTVMTPRVCTRLVVASWAGGVFLGLLVTGAVFQFPFCQSHRIDHFFCHLSPILQLACVGDDAVGTVLNALCIATLLCCSLFILLTYAFTLGRILQVPSAEGRRKAFSTCASRVTVVVVHYSGASVVYLKHGSPSAAGAGALIDMAYTVFTPFLSPIIFSRRNRDLTNAFWKSLRKSFVIRNANVCPGWSFSGRSGYC, encoded by the exons atgggagactgtggcaaaagccttcctgacaacatccgctgctctcccctcctctacctgGCCAGTCATCCCATCGTAGatggctatcag ATTGGATTTTCCCGCTTTCCTGAGCCCCGGGTCGTGCTGTTCGTGCTGTTTCTCCTCATGTACCTAGTGACCCTGGCTGGAAATACTGTGATAATGGTTGTTATCAGGGTGGACCGGAGCCTGCACGTGCCCATGtatgttttcctaggtgctttgTCCTTCTCACAAATCTGCTACTGCTACACCTTCTCCATCACCCCGAAGATGCTGTCTGGGTTAGTGCTGGGGAGCAGAGCCATTTCTTTCCTCGGGTGTGCTGCACAGATGCATTTCTCCTTCATGTTTGGCTTCATGCACTCTTTCCTCCTGGCGGCGATGGGCTATGATCGCTACGTGGCCATCTGTCACCCCTTGCGCTACAATACTGTCATGACCCCCCGAGTCTGCACTCGGCTGGTGGTCGCCTCGTGGGCAGGGGGGGTTTTCCTGGGGCTGCTGGTGACCGGCGCTGTGTTCCAGTTCCCCTTCTGCCAGTCCCACCGCATCGACCATTTCTTCTGCCACCTGTCCCCCATCCTCCAGCTGGCTTGTGTTGGTGACGATGCGGTTGGCACCGTGCTCAATGCCCTTTGCATTGCCAccctgctgtgctgctctctctTCATCCTGCTCACCTACGCCTTCACGCTGGGCCGGATCCTGCAGGTGCCGTCAGCGGAGGGGAGGCGCAAAGCTTTCTCCACCTGTGCCTCCCGTGTCACCGTGGTGGTGGTGCACTACAGCGGTGCCTCCGTTGTCTACTTGAAACATGGATCACCCAGCGCTGCGGGAGCTGGTGCTCTGATCGACATGGCTTACACCGTCTTCACGCCCTTCTTGAGCCCCATCATTTTTAGTCGGAGGAACAGAGACTTAACAAATGCCTTCTGGAAATCTCTGAGGAAAAGCTTTGTCATCAGGAATGCAAATGTTTGCCCAGGATGGAGCTTCAGTGGCAGGAGTGGCTATTGCTAA
- the LOC138063070 gene encoding uncharacterized protein: MLFSPRALFSSVHIFHVFTRRGGWSSATSPTTCGPASGGNSGIIHRLHGQTAQQGSPESHPPSLKGHHSLATFVTPALEEEPSIQGSGDDHRGLLPNNRNLVGPSSRGNPYPLELLLGAFCEDHCPRDDMGGPRDSVQPARLNVWNLARQPHDSETAVLVAGVQDGIASTGRNRVDDPGSRSFPFGSRLVTFQGSGDDQGGLLPDEQNLVRPSSCGNPHLLKLLLDAFPEDHGPRDVIGGLGDTMEPTSLDVQNLARQPRDSETAVLVAGI, from the exons GGGGATGGTCGTCTGCCACCAGCCCAACCACATGCGGCCCAGCCTCAGGAGGTAACTCTGGGATCATTCACCGTCTCCATGGACAGACGGCCCAACAAGGAAGCCCTGAATCTCACCCTCCTTCCCTAAAAGGACACCATTCCTTGGCAACATTTGTGACTCCAGCTTTGGAAGAAGAGCCCAGCATTCAG ggcagcggagatgaccataggggactcctccccaataaccggaatcttgtcggcccttcctcccgcggcaatccataccctctcgaactccttctgggtgccttctgcgaggaccactgtcctcgtgatgacatgggaggaccgcgcgactcggtgcagccggcgcgcctgaacgtttggaatctggctcgccagccacacgattccgagaccgccgtccttgtagctggcgtacaagatggcatcgcaagtactggaag gaacagggtagatgaccctgggagcaggagtttccccttcggatctcgtctcgtcaccttccagggcagcggagatgaccaagggggactcctccccgatgagcagaatcttgtccgcccttcctcctgcggcaatccacaccttctcaaactccttctggatgccttccccgaggaccacggtcctcgtgatgtcatcggaggactgggcgacacgatggagccgacgagcctggatgttcagaatctggctcgccagccgcgcgattccgagaccgccgtccttgtagctggcatataa